From Bacteroidales bacterium, a single genomic window includes:
- a CDS encoding HNH endonuclease, whose protein sequence is INGYDTVVLTVDGKQYVRYIHKLVAEELLHNDDPENKTEVIHIDGNKRNNAVSNLKWVKKGEGASRYFQTSDTRRNKFDNTQDLPGTVLENESIQQKTENTKSRESLSDRELAGKINRLSKEIETTKSRYNQKIMKLDMEFQKQTRQLKEHYKQDPAKAEKEEKELTKKHQANKEQLQSLMQKRIKALEAQKSKMYADYYYKYNWIEFDRLQDAA, encoded by the coding sequence ATTAATGGTTATGACACGGTGGTGTTGACGGTGGATGGCAAGCAATATGTCCGATACATTCACAAACTTGTTGCTGAAGAACTGCTCCACAACGATGATCCTGAAAACAAAACGGAAGTGATCCATATAGACGGAAACAAAAGGAACAATGCTGTATCGAATCTGAAGTGGGTTAAAAAAGGGGAAGGAGCCAGCCGGTATTTTCAAACGAGCGATACCAGAAGAAACAAGTTTGACAATACACAAGATCTCCCCGGAACGGTTCTGGAAAACGAATCCATTCAACAAAAAACAGAAAATACAAAATCCCGTGAATCTTTATCGGACAGAGAACTGGCCGGTAAAATCAACCGGTTGTCCAAAGAAATTGAAACCACCAAAAGCCGGTACAACCAAAAAATAATGAAGCTGGACATGGAGTTTCAGAAGCAGACCCGACAGCTAAAAGAACATTATAAACAGGATCCTGCAAAAGCGGAAAAAGAAGAAAAGGAGCTAACCAAAAAGCATCAGGCCAACAAGGAACAATTACAATCGCTTATGCAAAAACGGATCAAAGCACTGGAGGCTCAAAAATCCAAAATGTATGCTGACTATTACTATAAATACAACTGGATAGAATTTGACAGGCTTCAAGATGCAGCATAA